The genome window CATCGTTATAATAGCCCACAGCGGTCACCTTACCTTTCACTTCTCTATCAGTATGCCAATTTGGGAAATTTTTTATTATAGAGGATGTTCAAAAACTCCGGGAACGATAGGCTGCGAATCTCTTCGTCAGCTTGCTCTTACGCTCCTCACGTATCCTACAAACATACGTTGCGGTGCTCAGAGCTACGCTTCCTCGACCTTCTTGCCTCTCGTTGTCCTCCTTTTGAACACGCACTTATACTTTCATTATAGAAAAGGATTCACATTCCATTAACAATATGGAAGATTTTTCATACTTTTTCACAATCACTCTATTTTTTTCCCCCATTGCTTGAAAGGTAAACGCGTTTCTTTATCATGCCGCAGCCGTCCGTAAGACTCCCACTTCAAGGCTTCGGGGAATCGAAGAGGTCTAAGTGGGGGATAACGGACGCTAATCCCCTGATAAGTCTCGCTTTATACGGCTGCAAGCTTTGTCGGAATACTTGGATCAGTATCATAAAGCTCCAACCCCGCACCAATCGTGAAACCTCTTTCTTCGAGTATTTGCTGTACAGATAATCGTGCAAGGTCTTTCATATTGTTATCTCTGCTTAAATGCGCCAAATAGATTCGGGTTGTTTTTGAGCCAATCACGTCAGCTAGGGCATGTGCCGCATCTTCGTTCGAAACATGGCCATGATCGCTCAATATTCTTCGTTTGACGTTCCACGGATATCTGCCCATCATAAGCATGTTTACATCATGGTTTGATTCAAAGATAAACATATCGGAGTCTTTGATGACGCCTTTTATTCGATCGCTGACATAGCCCATATCTGTCGCAAGTGTTAGCTTTTTTCCGTTATGGTGAAAAGTAAAAAACATCGGTTCTGCAGCGTCATGGGAGACGCCGAATGATTCAACATCTAAATCTCCGAACGTTTTAACGGCTTCCACAGGAAATTCAAATTTTTGTTCGAGCGCGATCTCTCCAATGACATCCTCCATTGCCGTCCACGTTTTTTTATTCGCATAAATTGGCAGTTTGTAACGCCTGGCAAACACGCCCAGTCCTTTAATGTGATCACTATGTTCGTGTGTCACAAGAATGCCGTCCAAGTCTTCTGGACAGCAGTCAATTTTTTTAAATAGATGTTCGAGTTTTCTCCCGCTTAACCCAGCATCAATTAAAAGCTTTTGTTTTTCTGTTGCGACGTATATGGCATTCCCAGAGCTCCCGCTCGCCAATACGCTGAATTGTAAACTCATGTAGTGTCCTCCCCAGCATCTTTAGGCAGTGGATCTCGATTTGGATCATCAATCAGCCCGTTTACGGCATTTACATAATAATGCCTCTCTTTATTTACTTCAATGAGCCATGTTGGCGCCAACACTTGGACATCGCCTTCTACGAGACTGTAGTAGCCAAGTTCAATAAAGCTAATTTTATCGTCATTTTTTAATTTGTTGTTGATTAATAGCTGATCAATCGCTTTAATCGCCGTTAAAATCTCCTGCTCTTCGCCTTGTTCATTCGTATCCAGATATGTTTGCACGAAGCTTATCATTTTCCCATCTTTATCAAGTTGAACAGTGATTTGTCCGTTAGCATTGCCCTCTTTCTGATAAATCCACCTGTCATCATATGTCTGGACAAAAACAAGTTCTTTGCCTTCAGAAGTTAAATAGTCTGAATAAATATAATCCTCACTGAAAAGGGTGTAAGGCGGCAATATGTTTGCCAAATCGCCCCCTTCAACGTTCAAAGACTGAGGTTCGTCATATGTAACACGAAGCTTTTTGTCTCCATCGGTTCTTTCAATCGTTACCCCGTCTTTTTTCAGTTTTGAAATTTCTTCATTTGTAAATGTGTGAGTCTGTCCAATAATGTGAACAAGCTTTTTCGGAACCTCAGGCAGTTCACGATACCGTATGTTCATGCTTTGCAGCTTGTCTTCAATTTTAAGAAAAGACTCAGAGATATAATCAAATTGATTTTCGGTTTGTTTTTGGTACAGTTGAAAGCCGAGAAAGAGGTCAAGCACGAGAAATGTTATGATAAAAATCGTTTTCGTTCTGCTCCAATCCACGCACTTCCTCCCCCTTTACTGACTGTCTTCTTTTAAAAGCACTTCCCATTTGCCTTGATAGTGAACGTACCAGTTTGGCGTGAAAACAACATAGCCATCATATTCATTGATTGTATAGCCTAGCGTTACATTTTCAATGTCATTGACATTATACAACTCCGATTCTTTAAAAAAGGTTTCCAGCTCACTGGCTGACAAGAGATTCATCGGATCTGGTTCTTCATAAACAACAGAATCTGAAATGGTTTCCATCGAGCGCTTATATTCAAAAACTTCATCGTCTTGCCATACGACTTCAAGCTCGGCAACGCGCGCATCAAAAGCTGGGTATCCGTTGAATAGAAGCTGAAAATCAATCTCGGTTTTTTGATCAGGGTACTTATTGATGTTTGCCAGCATGTGCGGATCCATGAATCCTCCGTGTTGGTTCACAAAGCGATAGGCCTGTAAAAGAGGCGAATCTTGTGTCATGAACCGCTCTCCCCTTCTTGAAGGATTAATATACGTCAAATAATTGGAATTGACATACAGCTTCAGCTCACGATTTCCATCCGTATAAGAACGAACTCCCTCTTCAAAGTTGCTTGCCCGAACGACATTTGAATCTTGAAACAGCGCTTTTGTAAGATCAGGTTCTGATATTGGCGACGGGTATGCTTGAAACTTATTTGTCTCAATTGCTTTTACTGGAAAATAGAATTTCGGCCGATTGGGATTTACGTCCATTGGCTCTACTTCTAAAAATGTATTTTTTTGTTGATTATAAAGGTCTTCGTAAGCTCCAAACGTTTGGTTTGTTACTTGTGCCTCTAAATAGTTTTTCCCATCAAAAGAAATGAACCAAGCATACGTTTGAATGCGATTGTTTTCCAATTGTTCAAAAATGACGACTCGTTCCACATCGGTGAGACTCTTGTCCGGATCTTCGAAATCTAGCAATTGGTTGAAAATTTCCATCGGAAAGCCATCTGGAAATACAAATTCTATACTTTTCTCTCTTTCAATGATGTTGTTTAATCGTTTGAGATTAAGAGAATGGACGTCAAGTCCGCGGTATTCCCCATCGAGAAAAAGTTCATAAACTGAATGATAATCATTTTCATTGTAGGCGCCCATATGTTTTCCATCGTTGTGATAAAGAACATGGATTGGCAAAACGACTTCGCTTAACGGCCTTTCGGAGCCCAGCGTTACTTTTTCTATCGTTTCCAAGTTGCCAAGCTGCTCATAATTCGGCTGAAATGTCCACATTTTATACGTTAGTAAGAGGCTTAGCAACACAAGAACATTTAATGTGATGGTCTTAAACTTTTCAAATGTCATCTATAGTCAGCCTCCGATGCATTTCTAAAAGGAAGGGTGAAATAAATCGTCGTTCCTTTTCCCCATTCGCTTTCAGCCCAAATGTCGCCGCCATGGGCATGGATCATGTCTTTTGCAATCGCAAGCCCAAGCCCTGTTCCCCCGAGCTGGCGTGTACGGGCGCGGTCTACCCGGTAAAAGCGCTCGAAAATTCTCGAGATGTTCGCTTTTGGAATGCCGACACCTTCATCAGATATGCTGACGCGAAGCTTCTTGCTTTGTATCCAGCAGCGACATGTAATCGTACCGCCTTCCGGTGAATATTTCATCGCATTTGAAATAATATTATCAATGACTTGTGTTATTTTATCTTTGTCAATGTTTACGTAAGCCGAAGCATTTTGCAGGTGCCTTACGAAACGGATGCCTTCCGGTTTTGACATTTCGAAACGATCGATAACGCTGTGAAAATAATCAATGAAGTCAAATTCTTCTAGGTTGAAGTTGTATTCTTTCTTATCCATTTTAGAAAGTTGCAGCAAGTCATTGACAAGCCGTATCATACGGTCGGTTTCATCGCCGACGACTTTCAGGAACCTAGGCGCAATCTCTTTATCTTCCCATGCGCCTTCCTGCAATGCTTCAATGTAGCTCTTTAATGTTGTCAGCGGCGTTCTAAGTTCATGCGACACGTTGACGACGAATTCCCGCCGCTCCTGTTCAATTTGCTCCTGTTCTGTAATGTCATGCAGGACAGCAATTAAACCGTTAATTGAGCCGTCTTCTTTTTGGATAAAGGAATGGCTTGAGCGAAGAATATACGTTTCTTCCTCATCGCTAAAGTCAAGCAAAAGCGACTCTGGGCTGTTATATAGCTCGTCCCACGTCATTTGATCAGAAAGCCGCAACAATTTTAAGATGGATGTGCCAAGCACGTTTTGTCTGGAAATGTTAAGCAATTGTTCTGCACGGTCGTTCATAAGGATAATCATACCTTCGCTGTCTGTCGCGACAACGCCGTCTGTCATAAACGATAAAATGGAACTCAATTTTTTTCGTTCGCCTTCTGTAATCGCGTTCGCTTCTTGGAGCTTTCTTGTAAGATCATTAAATGCAGAAGCGAGCTGGCCAATTTCGTCGTCACCGTAAACTTTAACTTTTCTAGTGAAATCGCCGCGTGCCATTATGAGCGCATGGCTCCGCATATCCAACATTGGCCTCGTGATTGTTTTAGCTAGGATAATTCCCAAAAAGGCGGTAATGATAAGAGCGATAACCGTTGCTGTAACGAGCGTTGTGTTAATTTCGTTTAACTGTTGATAAACCTCTTCCATTGAAGCTTCGACGTAGATTGCACCTTCTACTGTTTCTTTGTCATCTAAGATGATTGGCATCGCTAAAACGTAAATACGGTCGCCATTAGAAGGATCTCTTAAAATATCATCATCACGCGAACCAAGCAATGCTTGCTTTACACGTGCATCATTCGTACGTTCACCGCCCGAACCGACGTTTCCTTTCGTTACGATGACTTCTCCATCTCTGTCAATCACTTGGATTTCACGAACAGAAATATTGACGGACGGAAAGTTGGATACTAGCGCCTCTATGTTCGCACGTGTTTCAAAAGGATCATTCTCAGACTCTTTATTTAGTTCATCTGCGATATTGTATACGAGAAGCTCAATGCGGTCATTAATTGAATTTTTGAAGCTTGTTTTAAAGCGGTCTTCAATTTGCTGAATGAAGTAAACGCTAATGATTTGAATGGCGACAACGATAAGCAGTACGTACATCAGTGCAAATTTTAAATGGATTGATTTGAAAAAAGGCATTTTGGCCATGCTTCATTCTACTCCTGATCGGGATTGCGCAAATAATAGCCAACTCCACGCCTTGTAATAATCCATGCTGGATGGCTTGGATTGTCCTCAACTTTTTCTCTTAAACGCCTAACGGTGACATCGACGGTGCGAACATCACCAAAATAATCGTAGCCCCATACAGTTTGCAGCAAATGTTCGCGTGTCATCACTTGTCCAATATGTCTCGCCAGATAATATAATAATTCAAATTCACGATGGGTCAATTCAAGCTCTTCCCCATTTTTTGTGACTTGATAGGCGTTCGGATGAATGACAATGGAACCAATTGCCAAGTCTTTTGTTTCTGTCTCGGATTGGTTGTCATCGCGGTTATGCCTGCGAATATTTGCTTTTACCCTTGCAATTAATTCTCTTGTGCTGAACGGTTTCGTCACATAGTCATCTGCACCAAGTTCAAGGCCTAGCACTTTGTCAATTTCTGAGTCCTTTGCTGTCAGCATAATAATCGGCATATAGTGTGTTTTCCGGACTTCACGGCACACTTCCATGCCATCTTTTTTCGGCAGCATCAGATCGAGAAGCAAGAGATCCGGTGGATCTTTCTCTACTTTTTCTAACGCCTCTTCTCCGTCATGGGCAACGGAGACTTGGTAGCCTTCTTTTTCAAGATTGAATTGGAGTATATCAGCAATTGGCTTTTCATCCTCAACAACAAGAATCTTCTTTTCCATTGTTTCTAACCCCTTTTCTGTAGACGCTCAAAGCTGAATATCTATCGTAAAAAGATCGTTTTTATTTGTTATCTATATCTCGTCTATTTTACCATAAAGCGTATCCGTTGTTCAGTTTTTCAAAAAAATACCAAAAACCCGCCTACAGAAGCGGGTTGATGAAGACATATTGAATTCTATTATTTTAGTTGCTAACTTTTACGAGCTGTTTTCCGAGATTGTCGCCGCGAAACAAACCGAGAAATGCATCAGGGGCATTTTCAAGTCCTTCAATAATGTTCTCTTTATATTTGATTTTTCCTTCTTTTAACCACTGGGCCAAAGCGTTCATGCCTTCTTCCTCTCTATCCGCGTAATCACTTACGATAAAGCCTTTAATTAAAATGCTATGCTTTAATACGTACGGAAGGAAGCGCGGCCCCATTTCAATTTCAGTGTCATTGTAATGGGCGATTTGTCCGCATATTGCCACGCGCGCGTGGAAATTCAAAAGCGAGATAACCGCGTCAGTTATTTCACCGCCGACGTTATCAAAATAGACATCAATGCCATCCGGACAAGCCGCTTTCAGCTCTTCACGGATATTTTCCGTCGTTTTATAGTTGATGACGGCATCAAAGCCAAGTTCATCTTTTAAATAATTGATTTTGTCTTCTGAACCGGCGATCCCAACGACACGGCAGCCTTTCAATTTGGCAATCTGTCCAACGACACTGCCTACTGCGCCTGCTGCTCCCGAGACGACGACGGTTTCGCCTTCCTTCGGTTTCCCAATATCCAAAAGCCCGAAATATGCCGTCAATCCCGGCATACCCGTGACATAAAGCGCTGTCGTAATCGGCGCCGCGTCCGGATCGACTTTTCTTAAATATTCTTCTTTGGCTACGGAATAGTCAGCCCAATCAAGGCGTGCGGTGACGATATCCCCTTCAGAAAGGTTCTTTGCGTTTGATTTCACAACTTCTCCAACCACTCCGCCGGTCAATGGTTCGCCAACTTTAAAAGGTTCAGCATAAGACTTGGCATCGCTCATTCTGCCGCGCATGTACGGGTCAACGGATAAATAGAGCGTGCGAACGAGAACTTCCCCTTCCCCCGGCTCCGGAATGTCTGTTTCCACAAATTGAAACGTTGAATCGTCAGGCAATCCTTTCGGCCTTTTTGCAAGCAAAACTTGTCTATTCTTCTTACTCATCACAACACCCCCATGTTTGGTTAAAGCCTCTTTATCATTCTATCGCAACCTACAAAAAATTTCTAATAATTCAATCACTTCGCATAAGAAAAACGCTGCAGAAAAAATCATACAGCGTTTTATTTCCTTAGGCGAATACGCCACGAATCATGTTTGTTTGCGTACGGTCAGGACCAACAGAAAAAACAGATAAAGGAATTTCCGTTAGTTGGGACACTCTCTCAATATAATGGCGCGCATTGGCAGGAAGCTCCCCTAATGTTTTGCAGCCTGTAATGTCTTCCGTCCAGCCTGGAAGTTCTTCGTAAACCGGCTTGCATTCCCCGAGAATTTTTAAGCTTGCCGGAAATTCGTCAATGCGTTTACCATTGTGTTCATAAGCCACACAAATTTTCAACGTCTCAATCCCTGTTAATACATCAATGGAATTAAGCGACAAATCAGTTATGCCGCTCACACGGCGGGCATGGCGGACAACAACGCTGTCAAACCAGCCGACACGGCGCGGGCGCCCTGTCGTTGTTCCGTATTCGTTTCCGACTTCACGAATCTGGTTGCCAATTTCATTTGTAAGTTCTGTAGGGAATGGCCCATCGCCAACGCGTGATGTATATGCTTTTGCGACACCGATCACATGATTAATTTTAGATGGACCGACACCTGATCCAATCGTTACGCCACCAGCAATCGGATTTGATGATGTAACAAATGGGTATGTCCCTTGATCAATATCAAGCATGACACCTTGCGCCCCTTCAAATAAAACGCGGCGCCCTTCATCAAGTGCATCGTTTAAAACGACTGATGTGTCAACAACATACTTTGCAAATTGTTGTCCGTATTCGTAATATTCATCAAGTATATCATCAAGTTTAAAACCTTCTGTTTCATAAAGCCTTTCAAACTGGCGGTTTTTTTCATTAAGATTGATTGAAAGTTTTTCCTTGAAAACCTCTTTATCAAGCAAATCGGCAATTCGAATGCCTATCCTTGCCGCTTTGTCCATATACGCAGGGCCAATTCCTTTGCCTGTTGTGCCAATTTTATTTACGCCTTTTCGCTCCTCTTCAAGCAGGTCAAGCTTGATATGATAAGGCAAAATCACATGGGCACGGTTGCTGATTTTTAAATTGTCTGTGTTTACATTTTCGTTATGCAAATAGCTCAATTCTTCTACAAGCGCTTTCGGATCGATGACCATGCCATTTCCGATGACGCAGATTTTGTCTTCATAAAAAATCCCTGATGGAATTAAGTGCAACTTATACTTTTTGTTATTAAACACAATCGTGTGTCCCGCATTATTTCCACCTTGATAACGAGCAACGACCTCTGCATTTTCTGACAAGTAATCAGTAATTTTTCCCTTTCCTTCGTCTCCCCACTGCGTACCGACAACTACGACAGATGACATAGCACATACCTCCATCAATGCAATTCAAAACCAAAATAAGTGTACCAATTTAAAAAAACAAAGTCAATTGAATAACGAACATTAATAGCAATAGTTAAGATTTTGTTCGTCATTTATTATAAAAACTTGTTAACAAAAACGAGCGGGGAAGCTCGTCTTGTTTAATAAATTATTAAGCTCCGGGAGGTATGTCACTTTCATCATGCCGGCGATCCAAGTTTACGAATTTATTGTATTCTTTTATAAATGCAAGCTCGACGGTTCCTGTCGGGCCGTTCCGCTGCTTCGAAATAATAATTTCAATCATGTTCTGATTTTCCGATTCTTTATCGTAGTAATCGTCACGGTACAAGAATGCCACAATATCCGCATCTTGCTCAATGCTGTTATGAACGATGAAATCATTTGCTAGAAAGTTATGGTTGCCTGGTACCGTTGCATCAAAAACCTCTTCAACTCCTAAGGGAGTTATTGAAACAATCACATTCCAATCAACTTTTTTATCTTTAGCAACAGCAATCTTCTCTCCAATTTGGAGATGTTCCACTGCTTTCCAACCGTCTAAAGTATAAAAAGGGTGATTAGCTGAGGCTTTTATAACTCTTCCACTCGCTGTTTTTAATTCAAATAACTGTTTATAACCACTGCTAAAGACTTTACTTATATATGAAACTTCCAATTTCAATTCTTCATTCATACTTAATACTGGGATATTTGTTTCTCCTACTAGGGAACCTATTTCTAGTTGTTCGCCGGTATCAGCTCTCGTTATAAGCGTTTCGTATGATAAACAGCCGCTTTCACGAATATCTGACATCATCGGGCGTTTGTCTTGGCGTGATTCGACGCCGCGGGATAGCTGTGAAAGGGCAATGACAGGAACTTCAAGTTCACGCGCCAGTGCTTTGAGAGAACGAGAAATTTCAGACACTTCCTGCTGCCTGTTTTCTCCGCCTCGACCGCTGCTTCCCTGGATAAGCTGCAAGTAATCAATCATCACAAGCCCGAGGCCTTTTTCCTGTTTGAGGCGGCGGCATTTTGCCCGAATGTCGCTCACCCGAATGCCGGGAGTGTCATCAATATAAATGCCGGCATTTGATAAGCTTCCCATCGCCATTGTTAGCTTTTCCCAATCGTCCGGGGTCAGTTTACCTGTCCTTAACCGTTGGGAATCGATATTTCCTTCTGCGCAGAGCATCCGCATGACAAGCTGCTCCGCGCCCATTTCGAGGCTGAAAATCGCAACATTTTCATCCGTTTTTGTCGCGACATTTTGGGAAATGTTTAAGGCAAATGCTGTCTTACCGACAGAAGGCCTTGCGGCCACGATGATAAAGTCATTTCTTTGAAAGCCTGCTGTCATGCGATCGAGTTCAATGAAGCCTGTCGGGATCCCTGTAATGTCATCTTTTCGGTTGTGAAGCATTTCGATGTTGTCATACGCCTTTACAAGGATGTCTTTAATGGATAAAAATGCGCCTGTATTTTTCCTGTTTGCTACTTCAAGAATGCTTTTTTCGGCTTCATCTAAAATCTTTTCAACTTCTTCTTCACTTGCATAGCCGTCAGCCGCAATATCGGTTGCAGTCCGGATTAATCTTCTGAGCAGCGATTTCTCTTCAATCATATGGCTGTAATATTCAATGTTCGCAGCGGTTGGCACTGATCCGGCCAAATCGCTTAAATAAGAAACGCCGCCGATTTCTTCAAGAAGTTTCTTGTTCTGAAGTTCTGTTGTTACTGTCACTAGATCCACTGGCTCTCCACGTTCTGAGAGATCAATCATCGCCCTGAAAATCCGTTGGTGCTGCGGTCTGTAGAAATCTTCCGGGATGAGGATTTCTCCCGCTTTGATTAAGGCTTCCGGTTCAAGAAAGACAGCACCTAAAACGGCCTGTTCGGCTTCTATGCTGTGTGGTGGAATTCGATCTGCGAATAAGTCACTCATTTTACGCCTTCACCCTCATTCTACTTTTCGGCAACATGGACTTTAATCACAGCGGTCACTTCTGGATGGACTTTAACCGGTACATTTGTGTATCCGAGGGAACGGATTGGTTCCGCCAAGTCAATTTTGCGTTTATCAATATTAATTTTTTGTTTTTTCAGTTCATCAGCGATTTGCTTGCTTGTAATCGAACCAAATAAGCGGCCGCCTTCTCCTGTCTTGGCTTTTAATTCAACTGTCGTTTTTTCTAGCAATGCTTTTAACTGTTCAGCTTCCTGTTTTTCTTCTTCCGCTTTTCTTTCCTCACTTCGTTGCTTCGCTTTTAACGATTGGATATTGCCTTTTGTCGCTTCAACTGCAAGGTTATTTGGTAGCAAGTAGTTGCGGGCGTAACCGTCTGCCACGTTCTTCACTTCGCCTGCTTTCCCTCTGCCTTTTACATCTTTTATAAATATGACTTTCATTGGTCGTCTCCCCCTTCAATCTCTTGAAAATAATCGTCTATAATTTGTTTTAACTGCCCTTCGGCTTCTTCCATTGTTCCGCCTTCAAGCTGTGCCGCTGCATTTGTCAGATGGCCGCCGCCATTCAAAGCCTCCATAATTACTTGAACATTGACGTCACCAAGCGAACGCGCACTTATGCTAATCTTCCCGTCGGTTCGCTTTGAAATAACGAAAGAAGCGGCGACATTGTTAATCGACAGGAGCGTATCCGCCGTTTGGGCAATCAACACTTGATCGTACGTTTTATCCGGCTCACCTTTCGCAATGACAATGCCATTACGGTATATTTCGGCTTTTTCAATAATTTTTGATCGTTGAATGAACTGCTGCAAATCTTCACTTAAAAATTTCTGGACAAGAATGGTGTCCGCTCCCCTTGATCGTAAATAGGATGCCGCATCAAATGTGCGCGATCCTGTTCTTAGTGTAAAGTTTTTCGTATCGACCGTAATTCCTGCAAGTAGCGCGGTTGATTCAAGCATGTTCAATTTTAAACGCTTTGGCTGGTATTCAAACAGCTCTGTCACGAGTTCAGACGTAGATGAAGCATAGGGCTCCATATAAACAAGAACAGGTTCGGAGATAAAGTCTTCTCCGCGGCGGTGGTGATCAATGACAACGACACGATCAATTCGATTAATAAGTTTCTCTTCGATAACGAGAGAAGGTTTATGTGTATCCACAACAACGAGAAGTGTCCTGGAAGTTAACATTTCCAACGCTTCTTCAGGCTGAATAAAACGGCTCCAAAGCGAATTATCTTCTTTAACTTTTTCCATCAGCTTTTCGATGCCAATGTTTTTTTCATTTTTATCAAAAATAATGTAGCCTTCTTTTTCATTTGCTTGGGCAACTTTCAAAATGCCAATTGCCGCCCCAATTGCATCCATATCAGGCCGTTTGTGTCCCATAATTAGAACTTTATCGCTATCCAACACTAGCTCCCTTAACGCATGTGAAATGACTCTTGCCCGGACACGCGTTCTTTTTTCGATTGGATTCGTTTTCCCGCCGTAAAACTTAACTTTTCCGTTCATTTGCTTAATTGCCACTTGATCCCCGCCTCTTCCAAGCGCAAGATCAAGCCCTGACTGTGCAAGCTGTCCAAGCTCTTGAAAATCCGCTGTTCCGCACCCGACGCCAATACTTAATGTAATCGGAACGTTTAGCTTGGATGTAAATTCACGAACTTCATCAAGCAAAGAAAATTTCGTTTTCTCTAAGCTCGACAATGTCCGTTCGTTAAAAACAGCAAAAAACTTTTCAGACGAGCTTCGTTTTAAGTAAACCCCATGATCGACAGCCCATCGATTTAATAAATCCGTCACTTGGCTATTAATATTGCTTCTGGCCGTATCATCCATCCCTTGTGTCAATTCATCATAGTTATCAAGATAAACGATCGCAAAAACAATTTGTTCCTCTTGGTAGCGTTTCTTTAACTCTCTCTCTTCAGTGACATCAAAAAAGTAAAGAAGCCGCTCATTTCGTTTCATATGAACTTCATAAATGCGTTTATTTAACTCAATTTCTTCACGCTCAGCATCCTTTTTATTAATAAGCGGGATTAATTCTGTTGAAATATGGTTTAACGTATTTCCAACGAGAACACCGTCTTCAAAACATGTTGCCGCATACGTATTCATCCACTCCACACGAAATTCATCGTCATATAAAATGATCCCGATTGGAATTTCCATCAACGCTTCATCACCGACTTTTTTTACCCGGTGGGAGAGTGTTGCAATATATTCCAGCAATTCTTTGCGGAAGAGG of Pueribacillus theae contains these proteins:
- a CDS encoding MBL fold metallo-hydrolase — protein: MSLQFSVLASGSSGNAIYVATEKQKLLIDAGLSGRKLEHLFKKIDCCPEDLDGILVTHEHSDHIKGLGVFARRYKLPIYANKKTWTAMEDVIGEIALEQKFEFPVEAVKTFGDLDVESFGVSHDAAEPMFFTFHHNGKKLTLATDMGYVSDRIKGVIKDSDMFIFESNHDVNMLMMGRYPWNVKRRILSDHGHVSNEDAAHALADVIGSKTTRIYLAHLSRDNNMKDLARLSVQQILEERGFTIGAGLELYDTDPSIPTKLAAV
- a CDS encoding two-component system regulatory protein YycI translates to MDWSRTKTIFIITFLVLDLFLGFQLYQKQTENQFDYISESFLKIEDKLQSMNIRYRELPEVPKKLVHIIGQTHTFTNEEISKLKKDGVTIERTDGDKKLRVTYDEPQSLNVEGGDLANILPPYTLFSEDYIYSDYLTSEGKELVFVQTYDDRWIYQKEGNANGQITVQLDKDGKMISFVQTYLDTNEQGEEQEILTAIKAIDQLLINNKLKNDDKISFIELGYYSLVEGDVQVLAPTWLIEVNKERHYYVNAVNGLIDDPNRDPLPKDAGEDTT
- a CDS encoding YycH family regulatory protein; amino-acid sequence: MTFEKFKTITLNVLVLLSLLLTYKMWTFQPNYEQLGNLETIEKVTLGSERPLSEVVLPIHVLYHNDGKHMGAYNENDYHSVYELFLDGEYRGLDVHSLNLKRLNNIIEREKSIEFVFPDGFPMEIFNQLLDFEDPDKSLTDVERVVIFEQLENNRIQTYAWFISFDGKNYLEAQVTNQTFGAYEDLYNQQKNTFLEVEPMDVNPNRPKFYFPVKAIETNKFQAYPSPISEPDLTKALFQDSNVVRASNFEEGVRSYTDGNRELKLYVNSNYLTYINPSRRGERFMTQDSPLLQAYRFVNQHGGFMDPHMLANINKYPDQKTEIDFQLLFNGYPAFDARVAELEVVWQDDEVFEYKRSMETISDSVVYEEPDPMNLLSASELETFFKESELYNVNDIENVTLGYTINEYDGYVVFTPNWYVHYQGKWEVLLKEDSQ
- the walK gene encoding cell wall metabolism sensor histidine kinase WalK produces the protein MAKMPFFKSIHLKFALMYVLLIVVAIQIISVYFIQQIEDRFKTSFKNSINDRIELLVYNIADELNKESENDPFETRANIEALVSNFPSVNISVREIQVIDRDGEVIVTKGNVGSGGERTNDARVKQALLGSRDDDILRDPSNGDRIYVLAMPIILDDKETVEGAIYVEASMEEVYQQLNEINTTLVTATVIALIITAFLGIILAKTITRPMLDMRSHALIMARGDFTRKVKVYGDDEIGQLASAFNDLTRKLQEANAITEGERKKLSSILSFMTDGVVATDSEGMIILMNDRAEQLLNISRQNVLGTSILKLLRLSDQMTWDELYNSPESLLLDFSDEEETYILRSSHSFIQKEDGSINGLIAVLHDITEQEQIEQERREFVVNVSHELRTPLTTLKSYIEALQEGAWEDKEIAPRFLKVVGDETDRMIRLVNDLLQLSKMDKKEYNFNLEEFDFIDYFHSVIDRFEMSKPEGIRFVRHLQNASAYVNIDKDKITQVIDNIISNAMKYSPEGGTITCRCWIQSKKLRVSISDEGVGIPKANISRIFERFYRVDRARTRQLGGTGLGLAIAKDMIHAHGGDIWAESEWGKGTTIYFTLPFRNASEADYR
- the yycF gene encoding response regulator YycF, with amino-acid sequence MEKKILVVEDEKPIADILQFNLEKEGYQVSVAHDGEEALEKVEKDPPDLLLLDLMLPKKDGMEVCREVRKTHYMPIIMLTAKDSEIDKVLGLELGADDYVTKPFSTRELIARVKANIRRHNRDDNQSETETKDLAIGSIVIHPNAYQVTKNGEELELTHREFELLYYLARHIGQVMTREHLLQTVWGYDYFGDVRTVDVTVRRLREKVEDNPSHPAWIITRRGVGYYLRNPDQE
- a CDS encoding NADP-dependent oxidoreductase, which gives rise to MSKKNRQVLLAKRPKGLPDDSTFQFVETDIPEPGEGEVLVRTLYLSVDPYMRGRMSDAKSYAEPFKVGEPLTGGVVGEVVKSNAKNLSEGDIVTARLDWADYSVAKEEYLRKVDPDAAPITTALYVTGMPGLTAYFGLLDIGKPKEGETVVVSGAAGAVGSVVGQIAKLKGCRVVGIAGSEDKINYLKDELGFDAVINYKTTENIREELKAACPDGIDVYFDNVGGEITDAVISLLNFHARVAICGQIAHYNDTEIEMGPRFLPYVLKHSILIKGFIVSDYADREEEGMNALAQWLKEGKIKYKENIIEGLENAPDAFLGLFRGDNLGKQLVKVSN
- a CDS encoding adenylosuccinate synthase — translated: MSSVVVVGTQWGDEGKGKITDYLSENAEVVARYQGGNNAGHTIVFNNKKYKLHLIPSGIFYEDKICVIGNGMVIDPKALVEELSYLHNENVNTDNLKISNRAHVILPYHIKLDLLEEERKGVNKIGTTGKGIGPAYMDKAARIGIRIADLLDKEVFKEKLSINLNEKNRQFERLYETEGFKLDDILDEYYEYGQQFAKYVVDTSVVLNDALDEGRRVLFEGAQGVMLDIDQGTYPFVTSSNPIAGGVTIGSGVGPSKINHVIGVAKAYTSRVGDGPFPTELTNEIGNQIREVGNEYGTTTGRPRRVGWFDSVVVRHARRVSGITDLSLNSIDVLTGIETLKICVAYEHNGKRIDEFPASLKILGECKPVYEELPGWTEDITGCKTLGELPANARHYIERVSQLTEIPLSVFSVGPDRTQTNMIRGVFA